In a single window of the Pseudogemmatithrix spongiicola genome:
- a CDS encoding PTS sugar transporter subunit IIC encodes MLPELAVDWLQLLPLAALGAVLGLDVVSFPQAMLSRPIVASTLAGAMLGEPLRGLWIGAALEFFALESMPFGASRYPEWGSAAVVGGALFAMTPDNTPAGMTLAALAALAAAQVGGLSMVALRQWNARLARRRQAALAHGDGRAVLTLQMAGIGADFLRGGALTLLALAAFSPLRVAILATFTFPNTLSRAVVVSVASAVGLAAIWKVTATTHGARWWLLVGLIIGFALAGGLG; translated from the coding sequence ATGCTGCCGGAGCTCGCCGTCGACTGGCTGCAGCTGCTGCCGCTGGCCGCGCTCGGTGCGGTACTGGGGCTCGACGTCGTCAGCTTCCCGCAGGCGATGCTTTCGCGGCCGATCGTCGCGAGCACGCTCGCCGGTGCCATGCTCGGCGAACCGTTGCGCGGCCTGTGGATCGGCGCCGCGTTGGAGTTCTTTGCGCTGGAGTCGATGCCGTTCGGCGCGTCGCGCTATCCGGAGTGGGGGTCGGCGGCGGTGGTCGGCGGTGCACTCTTCGCGATGACGCCGGACAACACGCCGGCGGGCATGACGCTGGCGGCACTGGCCGCGCTGGCGGCGGCGCAGGTTGGTGGCCTGTCGATGGTGGCCCTGCGGCAATGGAACGCGCGCCTCGCGCGCCGGCGGCAGGCGGCACTCGCCCATGGGGACGGCCGCGCGGTGCTGACCCTGCAGATGGCCGGCATCGGCGCCGATTTCCTGCGCGGCGGCGCGCTCACGTTGCTCGCCCTCGCCGCGTTCTCGCCGTTGCGCGTGGCGATCCTCGCGACGTTCACGTTTCCGAACACGCTCTCGCGAGCCGTCGTCGTTTCCGTCGCCTCGGCCGTCGGGCTCGCGGCCATCTGGAAGGTGACCGCGACGACGCACGGCGCGCGCTGGTGGTTGCTGGTCGGCCTGATCATCGGCTTCGCGCTGGCGGGAGGGCTGGGATGA
- a CDS encoding HPr family phosphocarrier protein: MLQRDVEVMNANGIHARPAAEIVKCAGKYRAHITLERDGMQVNGKSIMGVMMLAAECGATVTIKADGDDAAAALDALAELIASRFGEH; the protein is encoded by the coding sequence ATGCTGCAACGAGACGTCGAGGTCATGAACGCCAACGGGATCCACGCGCGCCCCGCGGCGGAGATCGTGAAGTGCGCAGGGAAGTACCGCGCGCACATCACGCTTGAGCGCGACGGCATGCAGGTGAACGGCAAGAGCATCATGGGCGTGATGATGCTCGCCGCCGAGTGCGGCGCGACGGTCACCATCAAGGCCGACGGGGACGATGCGGCGGCCGCGCTCGACGCGCTCGCCGAGCTCATCGCGTCGCGGTTCGGGGAGCACTGA
- a CDS encoding PTS system mannose/fructose/N-acetylgalactosamine-transporter subunit IIB: protein MALDYFRIDDRLIHGQVVVGWGQPCELGFLVLVDDAVVDSEWEQELYRMGVPPEMDLYFDSVESAARRIADYRADARAGMLLVGDIATIAALQARVPDIRTVTIGGIHHKEGRVPRLRYVFLTPTEEQELRALADRGVTVVAQDLPTAAPIPLPDVLAGDGTG, encoded by the coding sequence GTGGCGCTTGACTACTTCCGCATCGACGACCGCCTGATCCACGGGCAGGTGGTCGTCGGCTGGGGGCAGCCCTGCGAGCTCGGCTTCCTCGTCCTCGTGGACGACGCGGTGGTCGATTCCGAGTGGGAGCAGGAGCTGTACCGGATGGGCGTGCCGCCCGAGATGGACCTCTACTTCGACTCCGTCGAGAGCGCGGCGCGGCGCATTGCCGACTATCGCGCCGATGCGCGCGCCGGCATGCTGCTGGTCGGTGACATCGCGACCATCGCCGCACTGCAGGCGCGCGTGCCCGACATCCGCACCGTAACGATCGGTGGCATCCACCACAAGGAAGGCCGCGTGCCACGGCTGCGCTATGTCTTCCTCACGCCGACCGAGGAGCAGGAGTTGCGCGCCCTCGCCGACCGTGGCGTAACCGTCGTCGCGCAGGACCTTCCGACGGCCGCGCCGATTCCGCTTCCCGACGTGCTCGCTGGGGACGGAACCGGCTGA
- a CDS encoding HPF/RaiA family ribosome-associated protein, with amino-acid sequence MEIVIHEHHADISEYMRVRASRAVERAAKRVPRIVEGIIRFEQDGAARRVTVTLRAPKHHDLVGKGEGKFFGPALNAAIAKVNAQASREKRSHGRQGGKRPARLRD; translated from the coding sequence GTGGAAATCGTCATTCACGAGCATCACGCGGACATCTCGGAGTACATGCGCGTGCGCGCCTCGCGCGCGGTGGAACGCGCCGCCAAGCGCGTGCCGCGCATCGTGGAAGGCATCATCCGCTTCGAGCAGGATGGGGCGGCCCGTCGCGTCACCGTCACGCTGCGTGCACCCAAGCACCACGACCTCGTCGGCAAGGGCGAGGGCAAGTTCTTCGGGCCTGCGCTGAACGCCGCAATCGCCAAGGTGAACGCCCAGGCCAGCCGCGAGAAGCGCTCGCACGGGCGCCAGGGTGGCAAGCGGCCCGCTCGCCTGCGCGACTGA
- a CDS encoding PTS system mannose/fructose/sorbose family transporter subunit IID: MTTPPPLPLLVRAEILLRLLGIQGAWNYETMLGNGIAFAMEPALRRLPGGRGGEAYRQAIARHSGYFNAHPYLASVAVGALARAELDGTPAAHIERFRVAAPGPLGSVGDRLVWAGWLPLCSAVALVAFGLGASPWGVVALFLGLYNLGHLGLRIWGLHAGWAHGLRVAQALGNPVLRNGPPHVARALALVAGIALPVAAQKLLGEGRVWLGGVLAAVALGALLVSRLQGRFEGWRLAIYVLAAFLLYSVVR; encoded by the coding sequence ATGACCACACCGCCGCCGCTGCCCCTGCTCGTACGCGCCGAGATCCTGCTGCGGCTGCTCGGGATCCAGGGCGCGTGGAACTACGAGACGATGCTGGGGAACGGCATCGCCTTCGCCATGGAGCCCGCGCTGCGTCGGTTGCCCGGCGGACGGGGCGGGGAAGCGTACCGCCAGGCGATCGCGCGGCACAGCGGCTACTTCAATGCGCACCCGTACCTCGCCTCGGTCGCAGTAGGTGCCTTGGCGCGGGCCGAGCTCGATGGAACCCCCGCGGCGCACATCGAGCGCTTTCGCGTTGCTGCGCCCGGTCCCCTCGGGTCCGTGGGCGATCGCCTCGTGTGGGCCGGCTGGCTCCCGCTGTGCTCGGCAGTGGCCCTCGTCGCCTTCGGCCTAGGCGCGTCGCCGTGGGGCGTGGTGGCGCTGTTCCTCGGGCTGTACAATCTGGGACACCTCGGCCTGCGCATCTGGGGCCTGCATGCGGGGTGGGCCCATGGCCTGCGGGTGGCCCAAGCGCTGGGCAACCCAGTGCTGCGCAACGGGCCGCCGCATGTGGCCCGCGCGCTGGCCTTGGTGGCGGGGATCGCGTTGCCGGTGGCGGCACAGAAGCTCCTCGGGGAGGGGCGGGTGTGGCTGGGCGGGGTCTTGGCCGCCGTCGCGCTCGGGGCTCTCCTCGTGAGCCGACTTCAAGGCAGATTTGAGGGGTGGCGCCTCGCCATCTACGTGCTCGCTGCCTTCCTTCTCTACTCCGTGGTGCGCTGA
- the hprK gene encoding HPr(Ser) kinase/phosphatase → MLTLTVGQLYERLKDSLQLELLGSPDGLNRPVPCDDASGPGLVLAGYTGRFVHERLQVMGETEVTYLKSLTAEERHRNLTAYFSYDIPCVMITKGQTLPEGFEELATKAGIAILRSRLKTQEFYARLGPFLEDAFAPTTTLHGSLADVYGVGLLFTGQSGIGKSECVLDLVERGHRLVADDVVIARRKGADVILGSGHPLQRHFMEIRGVGLIDVRAIFGIRAVRQQKRIEVIVNLVEWKQGMTVERTGLDTQTTTILDVEVPRISVPLNPGKNITVVAEVIAMNHLLRYSGEDPAHTFNERLKGHMREKADVQRYLLDDDE, encoded by the coding sequence ATGCTCACGCTGACCGTCGGCCAGCTCTATGAGCGGCTCAAGGATTCGCTGCAGCTCGAGCTGCTGGGGAGTCCCGACGGGTTGAATCGGCCCGTGCCCTGCGACGATGCGTCGGGGCCGGGCCTCGTGCTCGCGGGGTACACCGGGCGCTTCGTGCATGAGCGCCTGCAGGTGATGGGCGAGACCGAGGTCACCTACCTCAAGTCGCTCACCGCCGAGGAGCGGCATCGCAACCTCACGGCTTACTTCAGCTACGACATCCCCTGCGTGATGATCACCAAGGGGCAGACGTTGCCGGAGGGGTTCGAGGAGCTCGCGACCAAAGCCGGCATCGCCATCCTCCGCTCGCGGCTCAAGACGCAGGAGTTCTACGCGAGGCTCGGGCCGTTCCTCGAGGACGCGTTCGCCCCGACTACCACCCTGCACGGCTCGCTCGCCGATGTGTACGGCGTCGGCCTGCTGTTCACCGGCCAGAGCGGCATCGGAAAGTCGGAATGCGTGCTCGACCTCGTCGAGCGCGGGCACCGCCTCGTCGCCGACGACGTCGTCATTGCGCGCCGCAAGGGCGCCGACGTCATCCTCGGCTCCGGACATCCGCTGCAGCGCCACTTCATGGAGATCCGCGGCGTCGGGCTCATCGACGTGCGCGCCATCTTCGGCATCCGCGCCGTGCGGCAGCAGAAGCGCATCGAGGTGATCGTGAACCTGGTGGAGTGGAAGCAGGGCATGACGGTGGAGCGCACCGGGCTCGACACGCAGACCACGACGATCCTCGACGTAGAGGTGCCGCGGATCTCGGTGCCGCTGAATCCCGGCAAGAACATCACGGTGGTGGCCGAGGTTATCGCGATGAACCACTTGCTGCGGTACAGCGGCGAGGATCCGGCCCACACGTTCAACGAACGCCTGAAGGGGCACATGCGCGAGAAGGCCGACGTGCAGCGCTATCTGCTCGATGACGATGAGTGA